A single region of the Eremothecium gossypii ATCC 10895 chromosome V, complete sequence genome encodes:
- the DPM1 gene encoding dolichyl-phosphate beta-D-mannosyltransferase (Syntenic homolog of Saccharomyces cerevisiae YPR183W (DPM1)): MSIENSVVVPAYHERPNIKPLATRLFAALGNADSKKTELIFVDDNSQDGSVEEVEALAKQGYNVRIIVRTDERGLSSAVLKGFYEAKGEYLVCMDADLQHPPESVPLLLDSLRTHPFVLGTRYAPGVGIDKDWPLYRRVISSSARMMARPLTTASDPMSGFFGLQRRYLVNDDAKGINSEGFKIALDLLVKLPLPADRPIGEVPFSFGLRTEGESKLSGKVIVQYLKQLRELYAFKFGTSNLFLFLFFWAILAVYLFIQLASALA, from the coding sequence ATGAGCATCGAGAACTCTGTGGTCGTGCCGGCCTACCACGAAAGGCCCAACATCAAGCCCCTTGCCACGCGGCTGTTTGCCGCGCTCGGTAACGCGGACTCCAAGAAGACTGAGCTGATCTTTGTCGACGACAACTCCCAGGACGGGTCTGTGGAAGAGGTGGAGGCCCTGGCCAAGCAGGGCTACAACGTGCGGATCATCGTGCGCACGGACGAGCGCGGGCTGTCGAGTGCGGTGCTCAAGGGCTTCTACGAGGCCAAGGGCGAGTACCTGGTGTGCATGGACGCGGACCTGCAGCATCCGCCAGAGAGCGTACCGCTGCTTCTGGACTCACTACGCACACATCCGTTCGTGCTGGGCACGCGCTACGCGCCCGGCGTCGGAATCGACAAGGACTGGCCCCTGTACCGGCGCGTGATCTCCAGTAGCGCGCGCATGATGGCGCGTCCGCTCACGACCGCGTCAGACCCGATGTCCGGCTTCTTCGGGCTACAGCGCCGCTACCTGGTCAACGACGACGCCAAGGGGATCAACTCCGAGGGCTTCAAGATCGCGCTGGACCTGCTGGTCAAGCTGCCCTTGCCGGCCGACCGGCCCATTGGCGAGGTCCCGTTCTCCTTCGGTCTGCGCACAGAGGGCGAGTCCAAGCTTTCTGGGAAGGTCATCGTGCAGTATCTcaagcagctgcgcgagctctATGCCTTCAAGTTCGGCACCTCCAATCTGTTTCTTTTTCTCTTCTTCTGGGCAATCCTAGCTGTCTACCTGTTCATCCAGCTTGCCAGTGCTCTAGCCTGA
- the ATG13 gene encoding serine/threonine protein kinase regulatory subunit ATG13 (Syntenic homolog of Saccharomyces cerevisiae YPR185W (ATG13)), with product MAMESECNVVELIGGFFLKATLLVCQPRTGAIEGDGEEDRTFNISSAADAGVAEAVRAWTAYDGAQELPPLVIEMFLDLRRLGPQHTVVLKDQDGNPWNVCKGGKKSEIMLERWLVELDVGNEEARPEEPPNAAEIYKQLVLLFRYLYTLTQLLPANELYARLHGPSNQGEAAMPLINIGTRILDGSKPILSKGRVGLSRSIIATYTNVINETNVASHLEQKKITPISTGYGSLRITVSYRRDCNFDVNEVLDYEGNNCSSSSVVDTHTKPGVGPLSSLRRVSIHSNRSMSISPQTVYSGTVIPDPSPQRKSSSSRIQPFKAGSVGSGSLAIARNPSGSSAVATLRAQRSGSASISTHVADQAVGEPSSVGSGGSKYSSSFGKIRRQSSMRRSGSLELPAAKQAKPGERGSDELLDFVKMLEEKQELNVKKLYGTTTDISSSLVRFQSMKSNNDTLSEDLSMSYSLEPTHAPQVRYRSNSHSPIPSISPSVQYTSIPMRLSQSRNVSQTELASRKNSAERLKTLISSRTGSFSESRRQSNAGQEDILEDEDDEAEEILLSKSHLSNPTGTRLQSMSPQSLKSISSYNRAAVPFKPVSNFSCPTTMATPAHAKLHKASISSSPDNQSGLVKKDHEHSTMTGGDDDDDLLFFMSDMNLSSQ from the coding sequence ATGGCTATGGAATCGGAATGCAATGTGGTAGAGCTGATCGGCGGGTTCTTCCTGAAGGCGACGCTGCTTGTGTGCCAGCCTCGGACGGGGGCAATTGAAGGGGATGGTGAGGAGGACCGGACGTTTAATATCAGCAGCGCGGCTGATGCGGGCGTGGCGGAGGCGGTGCGGGCGTGGACGGCCTACGACGGGGCGCAGGAGTTGCCGCCGCTAGTGATAGAGATGTTCCTGGacctgcggcggctgggGCCACAACACACGGTGGTGCTGAAGGACCAGGACGGCAACCCGTGGAATGTTTGCAAGGGCGGGAAGAAGTCTGAAATCATGCTGGAGCGGTGGTTGGTCGAACTGGACGTGGGCAATGAGGAGGCGCGCCCGGAGGAGCCACCCAATGCGGCTGAGATATACAAGCAGCTGGTGCTACTGTTCCGCTATCTGTACACGCTGACGCAGCTACTCCCCGCGAACGAGTTGTACGCACGGCTGCACGGGCCTTCTAACCAGGGCGAGGCAGCAATGCCTTTGATCAATATAGGGACACGTATACTGGATGGCTCCAAGCCTATCCTGTCGAAAGGTCGCGTGGGGCTTAGCAGAAGTATTATCGCCACCTACACGAATGTAATCAACGAGACCAATGTGGCCTCTCATCTGGAACAAAAAAAGATCACTCCAATCAGCACGGGCTACGGCTCACTGCGGATTACAGTATCCTATCGACGTGACTGTAACTTTGACGTCAACGAGGTTTTAGATTATGAAGGCAATaactgcagcagcagctctgTTGTCGATACACACACGAAACCTGGAGTGGGCCCGCTATCTTCATTAAGGAGAGTGTCAATCCACAGTAATCGATCCATGTCTATTTCTCCCCAAACGGTTTACAGCGGGACTGTGATCCCCGATCCATCCCCTCAAAGAAAGTCATCTTCTTCCAGAATACAACCATTCAAGGCTGGCTCTGTTGGAAGCGGCTCCCTCGCAATCGCGAGGAATCCATCTGGTTCATCTGCTGTCGCCACCCTGAGAGCGCAGAGGTCCGGGAGCGCATCCATCTCTACGCATGTGGCCGACCAAGCCGTTGGCGAACCGTCCAGCGTAGGCAGCGGCGGGTCCAAATATTCATCTTCCTTTGGTAAAATAAGGCGACAGTCAAGTATGCGGCGGTCTGGGAGTCTTGAATTGCCTGCCGCTAAGCAAGCGAAACCTGGTGAGCGCGGATCTGATGAGTTGCTAGACTTTGTGAAGATGTTGGAGGAAAAACAGGAACTAAATGTGAAGAAGCTATACGGTACTACCACCGACATCTCCAGCTCGTTAGTCCGTTTTCAATCAATGAAATCAAACAACGATACACTAAGCGAAGACCTATCTATGAGCTACTCGCTGGAGCCTACACATGCTCCTCAGGTAAGGTATAGGTCTAACTCGCATTCGCCCATTCCATCCATCTCTCCCTCTGTACAATACACCTCTATCCCGATGAGACTTTCCCAAAGTCGCAACGTAAGCCAAACTGAATTAGCTAGCAGAAAGAACTCTGCTGAAAGGCTGAAAACTTTGATTTCGAGTAGGACAGGTAGCTTCTCGGAGTCCAGGCGCCAGTCAAATGCGGGACAAGAGGATATTCTCGAAGATGAGGATGATGAGGCAGAAGAGATCCTATTGAGCAAGTCGCATCTCAGCAACCCTACAGGAACAAGATTGCAATCAATGTCGCCGCAATCCTTAAAAAGCATTTCCTCGTACAATAGAGCGGCAGTGCCGTTCAAGCCTGTTTCTAACTTTTCATGTCCCACTACAATGGCTACCCCTGCACATGCAAAATTACACAAGGCAAGTATCAGTTCATCACCAGATAATCAGTCCGGCCTGGTCAAAAAGGACCACGAGCACAGCACAATGACGGGCGGtgatgatgatgacgaCTTGCTATTCTTTATGAGTGATATGAACCTATCTAGCCAATGA
- the GDB1 gene encoding bifunctional 4-alpha-glucanotransferase/amylo-alpha-1,6-glucosidase (Syntenic homolog of Saccharomyces cerevisiae YPR184W (GDB1)) → MAVPKASSCMTSEASFRSQQRAQTAMKTVLLRLDDNGEPVRGEVGKGVLTLPCLPVGRDAGEDSGLRVRLVVAAGSPVTRDGLVWTNCPPERNTKFQRNKFYKHLLSAGFLEDSCVDVDVYVPGSYCYYVSFRNEREQLETTRRFYFVVPPVLSLGEQLVPMNTLAVQSVVSKWMGTDWEPIFRKISGKGYNMVHFTPLQARGESNSPYSIYDQLQFDLAHFHSAEDVSRMVGKLHRDYRMLAMTDVVFNHTANNSAWLLEHPEAGYNGETAPHLLAAIELDRQLLQFSRDLAALGYPTNLRTVDDLLRVLDGIKTHVLSELKLWEYYVVDVQSTLTELAHMWEKVDAIDEGVPNQYREDLHWIATYTCQRAAQPGFGSLAGRFSNKIDADKFISILKGLYGASWRPGHLDSAHKILDEINLPLYKEYDADIGEILEQLYNRIRYLRLDSNGPQLGPITEQDPLTEPYFTWVEAKDGKQYALANNGWIWNGNPLVDFASEKSKSYLRREVIVWSDCVKLRYGASPHDSPYLWSRMTQYIEMNAKIFDGFRIDNCHSTPLHVGEYFLDLAREINPNLYVAAELFSGDEALDCLYVERLAISSLIREAMQAWSEEELSRIVHRHGGRPIGSYKYMPLTYFSSPKEGENYNGVTKSIDNEYTLPVVCTATAPHALFMDCTHDNETPYQKRTLQDTLPTAALVAFCSSAIGSVYGYDEIFPRLLDVVTEDRTYSVVEGDGISMVKAQLSNIRKLVASSMGDIEDSEMHVHHDGQYITFHRTNSKTVEGWFLVARSKFREGDPEQRLPDITLAGVKCELEFSYALEQTGDVPDDNGKVILGIPTRLSELSGFEVKYEPDSNVSTISMPGYFPQGSIAVFKTSMVGMDDELEGFISAGITRATQNLNLYSLNSVLYRCKAEEMDRTGNKNSVYNIPGYGDLVYCGLQGWVSVLKDIIPENNLAHPLSEHLRNGTWAPDYIVNSLDWYNNEPGVKDIQNWFRTKFERIKSLPYYLIPRYFALVVGIAYVACHRKAMSLMTNTIGTSTMFIQQLAMVSVQMVSNISSASLLPDRTVPSMAAGLPHFSTHYMRCWGRDVFISLRGLLLVTGRFEDAKMHILAFAKTLKHGLIPNLLAAGKDPRYNARDAAWFFIQSIQDYISIVPNGEQILEERVTRRFPLDDTYIPYDDPAAFSYSSSIRDIIFEILSRHALGIKYREANAGPRLDSVMSDRGFNVEIHVDWSTGLIHGGSQYNCGTWMDKMGESKLAGTYGVPGTPRDGAAVEINGLLKSALRFVLELHSRGLFPHTAVPRADGSLISFVAWNDLLQANFERKFYVPEDPSEDSSFDIDPSLVNRRGIYKDLCHSGKPYEDYQLRPNFTIAMTVAPELFSPQRAQRALAIADRVIRGPVGMRTLDPSDYNYYPDYNNGQDSTNPHTARGRNYHQGPEWIWCYGYFLRAYARFSAAPASALHQRLQQRLRNHRTWLVTSPWAGLTELTNRDGAYCHDSSPTQAWSASCLLDLLYDV, encoded by the coding sequence ATGGCAGTTCCCAAGGCTAGCAGCTGCATGACAAGCGAAGCTTCCTTTAGATCGCAGCAAAGGGCGCAAACAGCGATGAAAACCGTGCTGTTGAGATTAGACGACAACGGGGAGCCGGTGAGAGGAGAGGTTGGAAAGGGTGTGCTCACGTTGCCATGTTTACCTGTTGGCCGAGACGCTGGGGAGGACAGCGGGCTGCGGGTGCGGTTGGTGGTAGCCGCCGGATCGCCTGTGACACGGGACGGGCTAGTGTGGACCAACTGCCCGCCGGAAAGGAATACGAAGTTCCAGCGGAACAAGTTTTACAAGCATCTGCTGAGCGCAGGTTTCTTGGAGGACAGCTGCGTGGATGTGGATGTGTACGTACCGGGCTCGTATTGCTACTACGTGTCGTTCCGCAACGAGCGGGAGCAGCTGGAGACCACGCGGCGGTTCTACTTTGTGGTGCCGCCGGTGCTGAGCCTAGGAGAGCAGCTTGTGCCGATGAACACGCTGGCGGTGCAGTCGGTAGTGTCGAAGTGGATGGGTACGGATTGGGAGCCGATATTCCGCAAGATCTCCGGCAAGGGCTACAACATGGTGCATTTTACCCCACTGCAGGCCCGTGGCGAGTCGAACTCTCCGTACTCGATATACGACCAGCTGCAGTTTGACCTGGCCCACTTCCACAGCGCCGAGGATGTGTCTCGGATGGTTGGTAAGCTACACAGGGATTATCGCATGCTGGCCATGACCGATGTGGTGTTTAACCACACGGCAAACAACTCTGCATGGCTTCTTGAGCACCCGGAAGCTGGCTACAATGGCGAAACGGCCCCCCATTTGCTTGCTGCTATCGAGTTAGACAGGCAGTTGCTGCAGTTCAGTAGAGATCTGGCTGCCCTCGGATACCCGACCAATTTGCGTACTGTAGACGACCTCTTGCGTGTGCTGGACGGCATCAAAACTCACGTCCTGTCAGAGCTGAAGCTGTGGGAGTACTATGTCGTTGATGTGCAATCGACGCTCACGGAGCTGGCCCATATGTGGGAAAAGGTGGATGCCATTGACGAGGGCGTCCCCAACCAGTACAGGGAAGACCTGCACTGGATAGCGACCTACACCTGCCAGCGTGCAGCGCAACCTGGATTTGGATCTCTTGCAGGCAGGTTTTCCAACAAAATTGATGCTGATAAGTTTATCAGTATTTTGAAGGGCCTCTACGGGGCTAGCTGGCGCCCAGGCCACTTGGATTCCGCACACAAGATATTGGACGAAATTAACCTGCCCCTCTACAAGGAGTATGATGCTGATATTGGCGAAATCCTAGAACAATTGTACAATAGGATTCGCTACCTGCGTTTAGATTCGAACGGGCCACAATTGGGTCCGATTACTGAGCAAGATCCACTTACCGAACCGTACTTCACGTGGGTAGAAGCAAAGGACGGCAAGCAATACGCGCTGGCAAACAACGGATGGATCTGGAACGGTAATCCATTGGTTGACTTTGCCTCTGAAAAAAGTAAGTCATACCTCAGAAGAGAGGTCATAGTTTGGAGTGACTGTGTCAAGTTACGATATGGTGCCTCCCCGCACGACTCGCCCTATTTGTGGTCTCGAATGACGCAATATATTGAGATGAATGCAAAAATATTTGACGGTTTCAGGATTGATAATTGTCATTCTACGCCATTACATGTGGGCGAGTATTTCCTTGACCTAGCGAGGGAGATTAATCCAAATCTGTATGTGGCGGCTGAGTTATTCTCTGGTGATGAGGCTTTGGACTGTCTATACGTCGAAAGGCTGGCCATTTCTTCGTTAATTCGCGAGGCAATGCAGGCTTGGTCGGAGGAGGAATTATCTCGCATTGTGCATAGGCATGGCGGAAGACCAATTGGATCTTACAAGTACATGCCTCTGACCTACTTCAGCTCTCCAAAGGAAGGAGAAAATTACAACGGCGTTACCAAAAGTATCGACAACGAGTACACGCTCCCAGTTGTCTGCACAGCTACCGCACCACATGCTTTATTCATGGATTGTACTCATGACAACGAAACCCCGTACCAGAAAAGGACTTTGCAAGATACCCTACCAACAGCAGCGTTGGTTGCATTCTGTTCTTCTGCGATCGGGTCAGTATATGGCTATGATGAAATATTTCCCCGTCTACTAGATGTTGTGACAGAAGATCGGACCTATTCGGTAGTGGAAGGCGACGGTATCTCAATGGTAAAGGCACAGCTATCCAACATAAGAAAATTAGTCGCCAGCTCTATGGGCGATATTGAAGACTCTGAGATGCATGTGCATCATGATGGCCAGTATATCACATTCCACCGAACGAACTCCAAGACCGTTGAAGGTTGGTTTTTGGTTGCTCGGAGTAAGTTTCGCGAGGGCGATCCCGAACAACGGCTGCCTGATATCACTCTCGCTGGTGTGAAGTGCGAACTGGAATTTAGTTACGCATTGGAACAGACGGGCGATGTCCCCGATGACAACGGAAAAGTTATTCTCGGTATTCCTACCCGCTTGAGTGAATTATCTGGATTTGAAGTCAAGTACGAGCCGGACTCCAACGTCAGTACTATATCTATGCCTGGTTATTTCCCCCAAGGTTCAATAGCAGTATTCAAAACGAGTATGGTCGGTATGGATGACGAATTGGAAGGATTCATCTCTGCAGGAATCACAAGGGCGACGCAAAATTTAAACTTATACTCCTTGAACAGCGTGCTCTATAGATGCAAAGCTGAAGAAATGGACCGTACTGGAAACAAAAATAGTGTCTATAACATTCCAGGATATGGCGACCTTGTCTACTGTGGGTTACAAGGCTGGGTCAGCGTTCTAAAGGACATCATACCTGAAAATAACTTAGCTCATCCATTGAGCGAACATCTGCGCAATGGCACATGGGCGCCTGATTATATTGTTAACAGTTTGGATTGGTACAATAATGAGCCTGGTGTTAAAGATATTCAAAACTGGTTCCGGACCAAATTTGAACGCATAAAGAGCCTCCCCTATTACCTCATTCCCAGATATTTTGCACTGGTGGTTGGGATTGCCTATGTCGCCTGCCATAGGAAGGCTATGTCGTTGATGACCAATACTATAGGCACATCCACCATGTTTATTCAACAATTGGCCATGGTCTCTGTGCAGATGGTTTCGAACATTAGCTCCGCGTCTTTACTTCCTGACCGCACTGTTCCATCGATGGCAGCAGGCTTGCCACACTTCAGCACGCACTACATGCGATGCTGGGGGCGTGACGTCTTCATCTCCCTTCGCGGCCTTCTGCTTGTTACCGGAAGATTCGAAGATGCGAAAATGCACATTTTAGCTTTTGCCAAGACGCTAAAACATGGATTGATTCCGAATCTCCTCGCGGCAGGCAAGGATCCAAGATACAATGCTCGAGATGCCGCATGGTTTTTCATACAGTCTATCCAGGACTATATTTCCATTGTCCCCAACGGAGAGCAGATCCTAGAAGAGCGTGTCACGCGCAGGTTCCCTCTTGACGACACATACATACCCTACGATGACCCAGCGGCGTTCAGCTACTCCAGTTCTATCAGGGATATCATTTTTGAGATCTTATCCCGGCATGCGCTCGGGATCAAGTACCGGGAGGCTAACGCGGGCCCGCGCCTCGACTCGGTGATGTCGGACCGAGGCTTTAACGTAGAAATCCACGTCGACTGGAGCACGGGGCTCATCCATGGCGGCTCCCAGTACAACTGCGGCACGTGGATGGATAAGATGGGAGAGAGCAAGCTCGCCGGCACCTACGGTGTCCCCGGCACGCCTCGCGACGGTGCTGCGGTCGAAATCAACGGTCTGCTCAAGAGCGCGTTGCGCTTTGTGCTGGAGCTCCATTCCCGTGGCCTTTTCCCCCACACCGCAGTCCCTCGTGCGGACGGCAGCCTCATCTCGTTCGTCGCGTGGAATGACCTTCTACAGGCCAACTTCGAGCGTAAGTTTTATGTCCCAGAGGACCCCTCGGAGGACTCCTCCTTTGACATCGACCCCTCCCTGGTCAACCGCCGCGGCATCTACAAGGATCTCTGCCACTCCGGTAAGCCTTACGAGGACTATCAGCTCCGCCCCAACTTCACCATAGCCATGACAGTTGCCCCAGAGCTCTTCTCcccgcagcgcgcccaACGCGCCCTCGCCATCGCTGATCGCGTTATCCGCGGCCCCGTCGGGATGCGCACCCTCGACCCCTCGGACTACAACTACTACCCCGACTACAACAATGGTCAGGACTCCACCAATCCTCACACCGCTCGTGGGCGCAACTACCATCAGGGTCCTGAGTGGATCTGGTGTTACGGCTACTTCCTCCGCGCCTACGCCCGCTTCTCTGCTGCGCCCGCCTCGGCGCTGCACCAGAggctgcagcagaggcTGCGGAACCATCGCACCTGGCTGGTCACCAGCCCGTGGGCCGGTCTCACGGAACTAACCAACCGTGACGGGGCCTACTGCCACGACTCGAGTCCGACCCAGGCctggagcgcgagctgcttATTAGACCTGTTATACGACGTCTGA
- the GAB1 gene encoding GPI-anchor transamidase subunit GAB1 (Syntenic homolog of Saccharomyces cerevisiae YLR459W (GAB1)): MNRREKQVVIACVGSRLLISLAFPSLQQQLDNAVEFSTPVTSFRSLQEGVFLLQNNLPVYDGGVVHHLPLLVTLMSVVTADVAYSVLYAVMDALVAYQLMAISRQFKQLSTPSWVPGALYVVNPLVLLSCVSRSTVLFSNLALTTALLAALRDEALLAAVAIAAAGYLSFYAGFLVVPLLAVLQRGRLLTAVVAALCLALFQLASYRLSDNSWVYLRSSYGVIITFSKLMPNLGLWWYFFIEMFDFFIPFFKAVFNIFAVAFITPFSIRFWQQPFYAFVLCLGWITLTKSYPTLGEGGFFLSFVPFFQPLFIYLRHSVVSTLLFMHAIILSPTFYHLWVDLGSGNSNFFYAISLLYALALASVIIDLCWSMLRIEYDRGNPVINVKLTQL, from the coding sequence ATGAATAGAAGGGAAAAGCAGGTAGTCATTGCATGCGTGGGGAGCAGACTGCTGATATCGCTGGCGTTCCCGTCActacagcagcagctggacaACGCAGTGGAGTTCTCCACGCCGGTGACCAGCTTCCGGTCGCTCCAGGAGGGGGTGTTCCTGTTGCAGAATAACCTGCCGGTCTACGACGGGGGCGTGGTGCACCACTTGCCGCTGCTAGTGACGCTGATGTCGGTTGTGACTGCGGACGTGGCGTATTCGGTGCTCTACGCGGTAATGGACGCGCTGGTTGCGTACCAGCTCATGGCGATCAGCCGGCAATTCAAGCAGCTCTCGACTCCCAGCTGGGTGCCAGGGGCGCTGTACGTGGTGAAcccgctggtgctgctgtcgTGTGTAAGCCGGTCAACAGTGCTGTTCAGCAACCTGGCGCTGACCACCGCGCTCctggcggcgctgcgggaCGAGGCTCTGCTGGCTGCAGTGGCTATCGCGGCGGCAGGCTACCTGTCGTTCTACGCGGGCTTCCTGGTGGTGCCGTTGCTTGCAGTGCTACAGCGTGGCCGCCTCCTGACCGCGGTGGTCGCGGCCCTGTGTCTGGCGCTATTCCAACTGGCTAGTTACAGGCTAAGCGACAACAGCTGGGTATATCTGCGCTCGAGCTACGGCGTGATTATCACGTTCAGCAAGCTGATGCCCAACCTGGGCTTGTGGTGGTACTTTTTCATCGAGATGTTCGACTTCTTCATTCCGTTCTTCAAGGCCGTGTTCAACATCTTCGCCGTCGCGTTCATCACGCCCTTCAGCATCCGCTTCTGGCAGCAGCCCTTCTACGCCTTTGTGCTGTGCCTCGGCTGGATAACGCTGACCAAGTCGTACCCCACGCTGGGCGAAGGCGGCTTCTTCCTGAGCTTCGTGCCCTTCTTCCAGCCGCTCTTCATATACCTGCGCCACTCCGTCGTGTCCACCCTGCTCTTCATGCATGCCATTATCCTCTCACCCACCTTCTACCATCTGTGGGTGGACCTGGGCTCCGGCAACAGCAACTTCTTTTACGCTATTTCGCTGCTCTACGCCCTCGCACTCGCGTCCGTCATCATCGACTTGTGTTGGTCCATGCTGCGCATCGAGTACGACCGTGGCAACCCTGTTATCAATGTCAAGTTGACCCAATTGTAG
- the SMX3 gene encoding mRNA splicing protein SMX3 (Syntenic homolog of Saccharomyces cerevisiae YPR182W (SMX3); 1-intron) — MPDLNPTNPKPFLRQLVDQYIVVTLKFNNTRYRGKLMSTDNYFNIRLTEAEEFIGDVSKGMVGDLFIRCNNVLWIGEDLTRAEQQH, encoded by the exons ATGCCTGAT CTGAATCCAACCAATCCCAAGCCGTTTCTGCGCCAACTCGTCGACCAGTACATTGTGGTCACGCTGAAGTTCAACAACACGCGCTACCGGGGCAAGCTTATGTCCACGGACAACTATTTCAACATAAGGCTCACCGAAGCTGAAGAATTCATCGGCGACGTGTCGAAGGGCATGGTGGGCGACCTCTTCATCCGCTGCAACAACGTGCTGTGGATCGGCGAGGACCTCACACGCgccgagcagcagcactAG